One genomic window of Catenulispora sp. MAP5-51 includes the following:
- a CDS encoding alpha/beta fold hydrolase, translating to MADPRFHTVTAFDGAELNVQEDGAPDAPVTLVLAHGWTLSTRSWRAQAESLVEGGAGDVRILRYDQRGHGRSTPGGEWLSGVPAADAERFGPGPSVDQLGRDLAAVLDQLVPAGPVVLAGHSMGGMTVMALADQRPELFRPGGRVAGVLLTNTSSGGLSRLTLGFPEVVAKPVRNTIISTLRKIAARPGKADAFRAKQSTTSFLAVAQTRWLLFGRKAPRAAVVECNEILKTCPSATLAGFFPALMVHDKRAALKNLAGARVEVVASSKDKLTPVSHARRLAEAIPGARLTVAPGTGHMLPMERPQVVSTLLAQLVAAARAREESAA from the coding sequence ATGGCCGATCCGCGATTCCACACCGTCACCGCCTTCGACGGCGCCGAGCTGAACGTCCAGGAGGACGGCGCCCCCGACGCGCCGGTCACCCTCGTGCTGGCGCACGGCTGGACGCTGTCCACCCGCTCCTGGCGGGCCCAGGCCGAGTCCCTCGTGGAGGGCGGGGCCGGGGACGTCCGGATCCTGCGCTACGACCAGCGCGGGCACGGACGCTCGACGCCGGGCGGGGAATGGCTGTCCGGCGTCCCCGCCGCCGACGCCGAGCGCTTCGGCCCGGGACCGTCGGTCGACCAGCTCGGCCGCGACCTGGCCGCCGTCCTGGACCAGCTGGTCCCGGCCGGCCCGGTGGTCCTGGCCGGGCACTCGATGGGCGGCATGACCGTCATGGCGCTGGCCGACCAGCGGCCCGAGCTGTTCCGGCCCGGCGGCCGGGTGGCCGGCGTCCTGCTGACCAACACCTCCAGCGGCGGCCTGTCCCGGCTCACGCTCGGCTTCCCCGAGGTGGTCGCCAAGCCGGTGCGGAACACGATCATCAGCACCCTGCGGAAGATCGCCGCCAGGCCGGGCAAGGCTGACGCGTTCCGGGCGAAGCAGTCCACGACCTCGTTCCTGGCCGTGGCGCAGACCCGCTGGCTACTGTTCGGGCGCAAGGCGCCGCGCGCGGCGGTCGTGGAGTGCAACGAGATCCTGAAGACCTGCCCGAGCGCCACCCTCGCCGGGTTCTTCCCCGCGCTGATGGTGCACGACAAGCGCGCCGCGCTGAAGAACCTTGCCGGGGCGCGGGTGGAGGTCGTCGCATCCTCGAAGGACAAGCTCACGCCGGTCTCGCACGCGCGCCGGCTCGCCGAGGCCATCCCCGGCGCGCGGCTGACCGTGGCCCCGGGGACCGGGCATATGCTGCCGATGGAGCGCCCGCAGGTGGTGAGCACGCTGCTGGCCCAGCTGGTCGCGGCGGCCCGGGCGCGGGAGGAGAGCGCGGCATGA
- a CDS encoding NlpC/P60 family protein, with product MTTHRASKKTITAPRTAVTLATATVGSIALVPGLAHADPTPGLNDVKNQVNNLHQQAEQASEAYDQAATNLATLQNKVNQIQARITAEQSQLTNAQSSLGSLAAAQYRAGGVDDSLQLMLSASPDNFLQQATANSEVSTRSAASMQTAQEIKRQLDQDKSEASSDLQQLQKTRDEMAQNKADIDAKEKAAQALLDSLTPTQRTQYVQQQTQANQQNVKTPANLPPAPNARAAIAVAFAKAQLGKPYVYGADGPSSFDCSGLTMAAWGAAGVSMSHSSSAQAYEFPQVSEANIAVGDLVIYYGSLHHVGIYVGGGMIIHAAMPGTVIQYAPLHSMPVAMIVRP from the coding sequence GTGACAACTCACCGCGCGTCCAAGAAGACGATCACCGCCCCCCGTACCGCGGTGACGCTGGCGACCGCCACGGTCGGTTCCATCGCTCTGGTCCCGGGTCTGGCCCACGCGGACCCGACGCCGGGCCTGAACGACGTCAAGAACCAGGTCAACAACCTCCACCAGCAGGCCGAGCAGGCTTCGGAGGCGTACGACCAGGCGGCCACCAACCTGGCCACGCTGCAGAACAAGGTCAACCAGATCCAGGCCCGCATCACCGCGGAGCAGTCGCAGCTGACCAACGCGCAGTCCTCGCTGGGCAGCCTGGCCGCCGCGCAGTATCGCGCCGGCGGCGTGGACGACTCCCTGCAGCTGATGCTGTCGGCCTCCCCGGACAACTTCCTGCAGCAGGCCACCGCGAACTCCGAGGTGTCCACCCGCTCGGCCGCCTCGATGCAGACCGCGCAGGAGATCAAGCGCCAGCTGGACCAGGACAAGTCCGAGGCCTCCTCGGACCTGCAGCAGCTGCAGAAGACCCGCGACGAGATGGCCCAGAACAAGGCCGACATCGACGCCAAGGAGAAGGCCGCGCAGGCCCTGCTGGACTCGCTGACGCCGACCCAGCGCACCCAGTACGTCCAGCAGCAGACCCAGGCCAACCAGCAGAACGTCAAGACGCCGGCCAACCTGCCGCCGGCGCCGAACGCCCGCGCGGCGATAGCCGTCGCCTTCGCCAAGGCGCAGCTGGGCAAGCCCTACGTCTACGGCGCCGACGGCCCGAGCAGCTTCGACTGCTCCGGCCTGACGATGGCCGCCTGGGGCGCCGCCGGGGTGTCGATGTCGCACTCCTCCTCGGCGCAGGCCTATGAGTTCCCCCAGGTGAGCGAGGCCAACATCGCCGTCGGCGACCTGGTGATCTACTACGGCAGCCTGCACCACGTCGGGATATACGTGGGCGGGGGCATGATCATCCACGCCGCGATGCCGGGCACGGTGATCCAGTACGCCCCGCTCCACTCGATGCCTGTGGCGATGATCGTGCGGCCGTAG
- a CDS encoding exonuclease domain-containing protein — protein sequence MTLVNKYAGTCAACKGRVEAEAGTRANVDGAWLTYHHECAPAWEPQTRVQGQPAQTGQPTQTGAPAAVPPQRGSHDGWHRRRLAGFDTETTGRDPRTVRIVSAAIVTSDGTEKTFLIDPGVEIPAEATAIHGITTAHAREHGTAPRRTLDEIADALAAELRAGTPLVVFNAPYDLTLLEAELARNGLTPLASRAPVAPVIDPLVIDRQMDKFRKGARTLEAQCQFYGVTITRAHDAAADALAAMNLAQVIGASYPAVGTLDAVRLHEAQARWKAEQEADRAAFRERRGEKSYAEPEWPTRPLATSA from the coding sequence GTGACTCTGGTCAACAAGTACGCGGGGACGTGCGCCGCGTGCAAGGGTCGGGTGGAAGCCGAGGCCGGTACGCGCGCCAACGTGGACGGTGCGTGGCTGACCTATCACCATGAGTGCGCCCCGGCCTGGGAGCCTCAGACCCGGGTACAGGGTCAGCCGGCACAGACCGGTCAGCCAACACAGACCGGGGCCCCGGCCGCCGTCCCGCCGCAGCGCGGGTCGCACGACGGCTGGCACCGGCGCCGGCTGGCCGGCTTCGACACCGAGACCACCGGCCGCGACCCCAGGACCGTGCGCATCGTCTCGGCGGCCATCGTCACCTCCGACGGTACCGAGAAGACCTTCCTCATCGACCCCGGTGTCGAGATCCCCGCCGAGGCCACCGCGATCCACGGCATCACCACCGCGCACGCCCGCGAGCACGGCACCGCGCCGCGCCGGACGCTGGACGAGATCGCCGACGCGCTGGCCGCCGAGCTGCGCGCGGGCACGCCGCTGGTGGTGTTCAACGCCCCCTACGACCTGACGCTGCTGGAGGCCGAGCTGGCCCGCAACGGCCTGACCCCGCTGGCCTCGCGCGCCCCGGTGGCCCCGGTGATCGACCCGCTGGTCATCGACCGGCAGATGGACAAGTTCCGCAAGGGCGCGCGCACGCTGGAGGCGCAGTGCCAGTTCTACGGCGTGACCATCACCCGCGCGCACGACGCGGCCGCCGACGCGCTGGCCGCGATGAACCTGGCGCAGGTGATCGGCGCCAGCTACCCGGCGGTGGGGACGCTGGACGCGGTGCGGCTGCACGAGGCACAGGCGCGCTGGAAGGCCGAGCAGGAGGCGGACCGGGCGGCGTTCCGCGAGCGGCGCGGGGAGAAGTCGTACGCCGAGCCGGAGTGGCCGACCCGGCCGCTGGCCACCTCGGCGTGA
- a CDS encoding helix-turn-helix domain-containing protein, whose translation MSGPHTADPESEPPRSGGATVRRIMLGSQLRRLREAAAITRETAGWEIRSSESKISRLELGRVGFKMRDVEDLLTLYGVTDPGAREPFLSMAKAANATTWWHGYHDVLPSWFAGYIGLEESASLIRTYEVQYIPGLLQTADYMRAVMAGRGVYDSDSERRVQVRLERQNVLLRDADAPRLWAVVDEAALRRPVGSPEIMRQQLSHLLEMMERPNVTVQVLPFQSGAHAAEAGAFTILRFAEPDLPDVVYLEHLAGALYLDKRDDVDVYLQVIERISVTALTPALTAEALAKLIKDF comes from the coding sequence ATGAGTGGGCCCCACACCGCTGATCCCGAGTCCGAGCCGCCGCGCTCGGGCGGCGCGACGGTGCGCCGGATCATGCTCGGCTCGCAACTGCGGCGCCTGCGCGAGGCCGCGGCGATCACCCGGGAGACCGCCGGCTGGGAGATCCGCTCGTCGGAGTCCAAGATCAGCCGTCTGGAACTGGGCCGGGTCGGCTTCAAGATGCGCGACGTGGAGGACCTGCTGACGCTCTACGGCGTCACCGATCCCGGCGCCCGCGAACCGTTCCTGTCGATGGCCAAGGCCGCGAACGCGACCACCTGGTGGCACGGTTACCACGACGTCCTGCCGAGCTGGTTCGCCGGCTACATCGGCCTGGAGGAGTCGGCCTCGCTGATCCGCACCTACGAGGTGCAGTACATACCGGGCCTGCTGCAGACCGCTGATTACATGCGCGCGGTGATGGCCGGCCGCGGCGTCTACGACAGCGATTCCGAGCGCCGGGTCCAGGTCCGGCTGGAGCGCCAGAACGTGCTGCTGCGCGACGCGGACGCGCCGCGGCTGTGGGCCGTGGTCGACGAGGCCGCGCTGCGCCGCCCGGTCGGCAGCCCGGAAATCATGCGCCAGCAGTTGTCCCACCTGCTGGAGATGATGGAGCGGCCGAACGTCACGGTGCAGGTGCTGCCCTTCCAGTCCGGCGCGCACGCCGCCGAGGCCGGGGCGTTCACCATCCTGCGCTTCGCCGAGCCGGACCTGCCGGACGTGGTCTACCTGGAGCACCTGGCCGGTGCGCTCTACCTGGACAAACGCGATGACGTGGACGTCTACCTGCAGGTAATAGAGCGGATCAGCGTCACCGCGCTGACTCCGGCACTCACCGCCGAGGCGCTGGCCAAGCTGATCAAGGACTTCTGA
- a CDS encoding flavin-containing monooxygenase codes for MFARQPEILDYLRHCVREYRLEEHLYFGVRFDGGEWDEAAKEWRVKLGAPEGESGAGTEIRASYVALGMGPLHRPLLPDVPGVGDFEGPAWHSAEWRHDVDLTGKRVAVIGTGASAIQFLPRVARQAASVVLFQRTPAWIMPKRDRHISGVTKALYRGVPGFQRAHRTLIYLTAESRAMGFVNPKLMKAAEGIANVHRKRQLRDPELARRLKPDYTMGCKRVLISNDFYPALARDHVALVDQGVREIRRNAVVAADGTEHEVDAIIYGTGFHVTDAFDTIDMRGPAGRSLKQDWAGGMAAYYGMTVAGFPNMFILVGPNTGLGHNSIVFMIEAQTEYLMKLLALADENGAATIAPTPQAQNRFNAGVQRALATQVWSAGGCQSWYLDEHGRNTTIWPGFTWRYWLRTRKPNAGAYEFGR; via the coding sequence ATGTTCGCCCGGCAGCCGGAGATCCTGGACTACCTGCGGCACTGCGTGCGCGAGTACCGGCTTGAGGAGCACCTGTACTTCGGGGTGCGGTTCGACGGCGGGGAGTGGGACGAGGCGGCGAAGGAGTGGCGGGTCAAGCTCGGTGCTCCCGAAGGCGAATCCGGGGCGGGTACTGAGATCCGCGCCTCCTATGTAGCTCTGGGAATGGGACCGCTGCACCGTCCGCTGCTCCCGGACGTGCCCGGCGTCGGCGACTTCGAGGGCCCCGCTTGGCACTCCGCCGAGTGGCGCCACGACGTGGACCTGACCGGCAAGCGCGTGGCCGTGATCGGCACCGGCGCCTCGGCGATCCAGTTCCTGCCGCGGGTCGCGCGCCAAGCGGCCTCGGTGGTGCTGTTCCAGCGCACCCCGGCCTGGATCATGCCCAAGCGCGACCGGCACATCTCCGGCGTGACCAAGGCGCTGTACCGGGGCGTGCCCGGTTTCCAGCGGGCCCATCGCACCCTGATCTACCTGACCGCCGAATCCCGGGCGATGGGCTTCGTGAACCCGAAGCTCATGAAGGCCGCCGAGGGCATAGCCAACGTGCACCGCAAGCGCCAGCTCCGCGACCCCGAGCTCGCGCGCCGCCTCAAGCCCGACTACACGATGGGCTGCAAGCGCGTCCTGATCTCCAACGACTTCTACCCGGCGCTCGCCCGCGACCACGTCGCCCTCGTCGACCAGGGCGTCCGCGAGATCCGCCGGAACGCGGTGGTCGCCGCCGACGGCACCGAGCACGAGGTCGACGCCATCATCTACGGCACCGGCTTCCACGTCACCGACGCCTTCGACACGATCGACATGCGCGGCCCCGCCGGCCGAAGCCTGAAGCAGGACTGGGCCGGGGGCATGGCGGCGTACTACGGCATGACCGTCGCCGGCTTCCCCAACATGTTCATCCTCGTCGGCCCCAACACGGGCCTGGGCCACAACTCGATCGTCTTCATGATCGAGGCCCAGACCGAGTACCTGATGAAGCTCCTGGCCCTGGCCGACGAAAACGGCGCGGCCACCATCGCCCCGACCCCGCAGGCCCAGAACCGCTTCAACGCGGGCGTGCAGCGCGCCCTGGCCACCCAGGTGTGGAGCGCCGGCGGCTGCCAGAGCTGGTACCTCGACGAGCACGGCCGCAACACGACGATCTGGCCGGGCTTCACGTGGCGCTACTGGCTGCGGACGCGGAAGCCGAACGCGGGGGCCTACGAGTTCGGGCGGTGA
- a CDS encoding amidase, whose amino-acid sequence MAGWTGSGVEPRTAAEIAAAVRQGKSSVRGAVQEALDRIAAADPRIGAFRKVRHDAALSEADEVAARPDLADLPLAGVPVAVKDNVAVADEQCRHGTAATADRPPEPEDHPVVARLRAAGAVVVGLTHTPELSLVAMTDSALGMARNPWDPARTPGGSSGGAAAAVAAGLVPVAHGNDGLGSIRGPAACCGLFGFKPGLGTVPSGLGRDSWWGLAENGPLATTVEDAALMLSVMAGDPALAAAPNTRPSGLRIAVSTAPTSRGYRVDREHKDTVESVAKVLEEAGHTVVEARGYPQYLGFGAVQTWYAAAAMDAGEYDRRALDRATRRMASAGRTLAKAGLNGARTRRKWRDRDADRFLGDADVVLTPTLLRPPPEAVRWGRRGLLSTFVANTSYAGLCPPWNLAGWPAMNVPAGTHSCGMPIGVQFAARRGQEALLLGLAAYLEAVRPWPRTAPMGVVGG is encoded by the coding sequence ATGGCTGGCTGGACCGGAAGCGGTGTGGAACCGCGGACGGCCGCCGAGATCGCGGCGGCCGTCCGACAGGGAAAGAGCAGTGTGCGCGGTGCCGTCCAGGAGGCCCTGGACCGCATAGCCGCCGCGGACCCCCGGATCGGGGCGTTCCGCAAAGTCCGGCATGACGCCGCGCTGTCCGAGGCCGACGAGGTGGCCGCGCGCCCCGACTTGGCAGACCTCCCGCTGGCCGGAGTACCGGTCGCGGTGAAGGACAACGTCGCGGTCGCCGACGAGCAGTGCCGGCACGGCACCGCCGCGACCGCGGACCGCCCCCCGGAGCCCGAGGACCATCCCGTGGTGGCCCGGCTCCGAGCCGCCGGCGCGGTCGTGGTCGGCCTCACCCACACCCCCGAGCTGTCGCTGGTCGCGATGACCGACAGCGCCCTGGGCATGGCGCGCAATCCCTGGGACCCGGCCCGGACGCCGGGCGGCTCCTCCGGCGGCGCGGCCGCGGCGGTGGCCGCCGGGCTCGTGCCCGTCGCGCACGGCAACGACGGCCTGGGCTCGATCCGCGGCCCGGCGGCGTGCTGCGGCCTGTTCGGCTTCAAGCCCGGACTCGGCACCGTCCCCTCCGGACTCGGCCGCGACTCGTGGTGGGGCCTGGCCGAGAACGGCCCGCTGGCCACCACCGTCGAGGACGCGGCCCTGATGCTGTCGGTGATGGCCGGCGACCCCGCCCTGGCCGCCGCGCCGAACACGCGTCCCTCCGGGCTGAGGATCGCAGTGTCGACGGCGCCGACCTCGCGGGGCTACCGCGTCGACCGGGAGCACAAGGACACCGTCGAAAGCGTGGCCAAGGTGCTGGAGGAGGCCGGGCACACGGTCGTCGAGGCCCGGGGCTACCCGCAGTACCTCGGCTTCGGCGCGGTGCAGACCTGGTACGCGGCCGCCGCCATGGACGCCGGGGAGTACGACCGGAGGGCCCTGGACCGTGCGACGCGGCGGATGGCGTCGGCCGGCCGCACCTTGGCGAAGGCCGGGCTGAACGGGGCCCGGACCCGGCGCAAGTGGCGGGACCGCGATGCCGACCGGTTCCTCGGTGACGCGGACGTCGTCCTGACCCCGACCCTGCTCAGGCCGCCGCCGGAAGCGGTCCGATGGGGCCGGCGCGGGCTGCTGTCCACCTTCGTGGCGAACACCTCCTACGCCGGGCTGTGCCCGCCGTGGAACCTGGCCGGGTGGCCGGCGATGAACGTCCCGGCCGGGACGCACAGCTGCGGGATGCCGATCGGCGTGCAGTTCGCCGCGCGGCGGGGACAGGAGGCCCTGCTGCTCGGGCTCGCGGCGTACCTGGAGGCGGTGCGGCCCTGGCCGCGCACCGCGCCGATGGGAGTCGTGGGCGGCTGA
- a CDS encoding DUF397 domain-containing protein — protein MSEFEAYNGMPATKVAAAWRKSSYSNSQGNCVEFAGMGDGSVAVRNSRDPHGPALLYTRAEIEAMINGIKDGEFDDLLG, from the coding sequence ATGAGCGAGTTCGAGGCCTACAACGGCATGCCGGCCACCAAGGTCGCCGCCGCTTGGCGCAAGAGCAGCTACTCCAACTCGCAGGGCAACTGCGTGGAGTTCGCGGGCATGGGGGACGGCTCGGTCGCGGTGCGCAACTCCCGCGACCCGCACGGGCCGGCTCTGCTGTACACCCGGGCCGAGATCGAGGCCATGATCAACGGGATCAAGGACGGCGAGTTCGACGACCTGCTCGGCTGA
- a CDS encoding NAD(P)-binding protein — protein sequence MTRVAEETDPMDLSEAPITGGHPAREVPARAKYVIVGSGFAGLCMAIKLKQAGRDDFVILEKGDDVGGTWRENTYPGGGVRHPVASLLVLVRAEPQVEPDVRPAAGDPGLPAALRARVPA from the coding sequence ATGACACGCGTCGCCGAGGAAACGGACCCGATGGACCTGTCCGAGGCGCCCATCACCGGCGGCCATCCGGCCCGGGAGGTGCCGGCCCGCGCGAAGTACGTGATCGTCGGCTCGGGCTTCGCCGGGCTGTGCATGGCGATCAAGCTGAAGCAGGCCGGGCGCGACGACTTCGTGATCCTGGAGAAGGGCGACGACGTAGGCGGGACATGGCGGGAGAATACGTATCCGGGGGGCGGCGTGCGACATCCAGTCGCATCTCTACTCGTTCTCGTTCGAGCTGAACCCCAAGTGGAGCCGGATGTTCGCCCGGCAGCCGGAGATCCTGGACTACCTGCGGCACTGCGTGCGCGAGTACCGGCTTGA
- a CDS encoding ATP-binding protein, producing the protein MVASGYAYSLLHADLPVCIGYQAVGRSVSTRHCVLPARAESVSAARRFVRDVAEDWRGQPERFATLLENLGIVVSELVTNALVHAYEAVLPGRMRDESDLISLCLVHEPCDTGAGEAGVERVLFAVADPSAASPVAPTPARAADGLWGLDESGRGMYLVEALADDWGWRRFRAPGAAEPSGKVVWALFELAC; encoded by the coding sequence ATGGTCGCGTCTGGTTACGCCTACTCCCTGCTCCATGCCGACCTGCCGGTCTGCATCGGGTACCAGGCCGTGGGGCGCAGCGTGTCGACGCGGCATTGCGTGCTCCCGGCGCGGGCCGAGTCGGTCTCGGCCGCCCGGCGCTTCGTGCGCGACGTCGCGGAGGACTGGCGCGGACAGCCCGAGAGATTCGCCACACTGCTGGAGAATCTGGGCATCGTGGTCTCCGAACTCGTGACCAACGCTCTCGTGCACGCCTATGAAGCGGTGCTCCCGGGACGGATGCGGGACGAGTCCGATCTGATATCCCTTTGTCTGGTCCACGAGCCCTGCGACACCGGGGCCGGCGAAGCGGGTGTGGAGCGAGTGCTCTTCGCCGTCGCCGATCCCTCGGCCGCCTCGCCGGTGGCACCCACGCCGGCCCGGGCGGCCGACGGCTTATGGGGCCTGGACGAGTCCGGGCGGGGCATGTACCTCGTCGAGGCGCTGGCCGACGACTGGGGCTGGCGCCGTTTCCGTGCGCCCGGGGCGGCCGAGCCGTCCGGAAAAGTCGTGTGGGCGCTGTTCGAGCTCGCCTGCTGA
- the guaA gene encoding glutamine-hydrolyzing GMP synthase, whose product MEQPADTVLVIDFGAQYAQLIARRVREAHVYSEIVPHTATVAEILAKKPKAVILSGGPSSVYAEGAPNVGAELFRAGVPTLGICYGFQAMARALGGVVEQTGGREYGRTALEVTEIDSTLFAGSQAEQPVWMSHGDAVVAAPEGFRVTGTTAKTPVAAFEDDEKRLYGVQHHPEVMHSQFGQLLLENFLYKGAGIEPDWTTGNIVEEQVASIREQVGSKRAICGLSGGVDSAVAAAIVQKAIGEQLTCVFVDHGLLRKGEAEQVEKDFVAATGVQLKVVDAEERFLSALAGVSDPEEKRKIIGREFIRVFEQAEREIVEASADAGEPVRFLVQGTLYPDVVESGGGTGAANIKSHHNVGGLPEDLQFELIEPLRKLFKDEVRQVGRELGLPEAIVGRQPFPGPGLGIRIVGEVTKERLDLLREADAIAREELTAAGLDNEIWQCPVVLLADVRSVGVQGDGRTYGHPIVLRPVSSEDAMTADWSRLPYEVLARISTRITNEVAEVNRVVLDVTSKPPGTIEWE is encoded by the coding sequence ATGGAGCAGCCTGCCGACACCGTTCTTGTCATCGACTTCGGGGCCCAGTACGCGCAGCTCATCGCGCGCCGGGTCCGCGAAGCCCACGTCTACAGCGAGATCGTGCCGCACACCGCGACGGTCGCCGAGATCCTGGCCAAGAAGCCCAAGGCGGTGATCCTCTCCGGCGGGCCGTCCTCGGTCTACGCCGAGGGCGCGCCGAACGTCGGCGCGGAGCTGTTCCGCGCCGGGGTGCCGACTCTGGGCATCTGCTACGGCTTCCAGGCGATGGCGCGCGCCCTGGGCGGCGTGGTCGAGCAGACCGGCGGCCGGGAGTACGGCCGTACCGCGCTGGAGGTCACCGAGATCGACTCCACGCTGTTCGCGGGCTCGCAGGCCGAGCAGCCGGTGTGGATGTCGCACGGCGACGCGGTCGTGGCCGCCCCCGAGGGCTTCCGCGTGACCGGCACCACGGCCAAGACCCCGGTCGCGGCGTTCGAGGACGACGAGAAGCGGCTTTACGGCGTCCAGCACCACCCCGAGGTCATGCACTCGCAGTTCGGGCAGCTGCTGTTGGAGAACTTCCTCTACAAGGGCGCCGGCATCGAGCCGGACTGGACCACCGGCAACATCGTCGAGGAGCAGGTCGCCTCGATCCGCGAGCAGGTCGGCAGCAAGCGCGCGATCTGCGGGCTGTCCGGCGGCGTGGACTCCGCGGTGGCCGCGGCCATCGTGCAGAAGGCCATCGGCGAGCAGCTGACCTGTGTGTTCGTCGACCACGGCCTGCTGCGCAAGGGCGAGGCCGAGCAGGTCGAGAAGGACTTCGTGGCGGCCACCGGTGTTCAGCTGAAGGTGGTCGACGCCGAGGAGCGCTTCCTGTCGGCGCTGGCCGGGGTCTCCGACCCCGAGGAGAAGCGCAAGATCATCGGCCGCGAGTTCATCCGGGTCTTCGAGCAGGCCGAGCGCGAGATCGTCGAGGCCTCGGCGGACGCCGGCGAGCCGGTGCGCTTCCTGGTGCAGGGCACGCTCTACCCGGACGTCGTGGAGTCCGGCGGCGGCACGGGCGCCGCCAACATCAAGAGCCACCACAACGTCGGCGGGCTGCCCGAGGACCTGCAGTTCGAGCTGATCGAGCCGCTGCGCAAGCTGTTCAAGGACGAGGTCCGCCAGGTCGGCCGCGAGCTCGGACTGCCCGAGGCGATCGTCGGCCGCCAGCCGTTCCCGGGCCCGGGCCTGGGCATCCGCATCGTCGGCGAGGTCACCAAGGAGCGCCTGGACCTGCTGCGCGAGGCCGACGCCATCGCCCGCGAGGAGCTGACCGCGGCCGGTCTGGACAACGAGATCTGGCAGTGCCCGGTGGTGCTGCTGGCCGACGTGCGCTCGGTGGGCGTGCAGGGCGACGGCCGGACCTACGGCCATCCGATCGTGCTGCGCCCGGTCTCCAGCGAGGACGCGATGACCGCCGACTGGTCGCGGCTGCCGTACGAGGTGCTGGCGCGGATCTCCACGCGGATCACCAACGAGGTCGCCGAGGTCAACCGGGTGGTGCTGGACGTGACCAGCAAGCCGCCGGGGACGATCGAGTGGGAGTAG
- a CDS encoding helix-turn-helix transcriptional regulator, which produces MSTTTVGTQRTASLDRLTAREMEIARLVRDGRTNRQIARALGLSTKTVEAHLSRIFAKLSIPSRTVLAVLVTTGERAAA; this is translated from the coding sequence ATGAGCACCACGACCGTCGGTACCCAGCGCACCGCCTCGCTCGACCGCCTCACGGCACGCGAGATGGAGATCGCCCGGCTCGTCCGGGACGGACGCACCAACCGTCAGATCGCCCGCGCCCTGGGGCTGTCCACCAAGACCGTCGAGGCGCATCTGTCGCGCATCTTCGCCAAGCTGTCGATCCCGTCCCGGACGGTGCTCGCGGTGCTGGTGACGACTGGAGAGCGCGCGGCAGCCTGA